A part of Terriglobus roseus genomic DNA contains:
- a CDS encoding UDP-N-acetylmuramoyl-L-alanyl-D-glutamate--2,6-diaminopimelate ligase: MQWSEVIYGLPTLTLGDTEHADIHAVTYDSREVRPGTLFVAMRGESTDGNRYVRAALDAGASAVVTDSRESFAFADARHVPAALIEHGRQALAIVSANFYQHPERTLKLTGITGTNGKTTTAFLVEGLLRSAGRNSALLGTIETHVVDEVRPSPHTTPESRDVLAIFADAVTAGATEAVMEMSSHALAQERVFGIPVDVAIFTNLTQDHLDFHGTMDAYAQAKARLFQGVGAPAPRIAVVNADDSYAATMQQAASKSETVWTYGIDAAADFQATGVVLRAGETSFALSTPFGSAEVVSQLTGRVNVYNLLAAIAAAVGRGVKLEDAIEFAATLKPVPGRFETVANTLGFSVVVDYAHTDDALRNLITLARELAGNARVITLFGCGGDRDRTKRPKMGRAAGEGSDVVIITSDNPRSEDPAVIAHEALAGVEASGNKNVRIVLDRAEAITLAVNEAQPGDIVLIAGKGHEKTQTAKGVSLPFDDVAVAAAALRKREAQA; this comes from the coding sequence ATGCAATGGTCTGAAGTCATTTACGGACTCCCAACGCTTACTCTCGGCGACACGGAACATGCGGACATCCACGCAGTTACGTATGACTCGCGTGAAGTTCGCCCCGGCACTCTCTTTGTCGCCATGCGTGGCGAATCCACAGACGGCAATCGCTACGTGCGTGCCGCCTTGGACGCAGGCGCATCTGCCGTCGTCACGGACTCACGCGAGAGCTTTGCCTTCGCTGACGCGCGTCATGTGCCAGCAGCACTGATCGAACATGGCCGTCAGGCGCTCGCCATTGTCAGCGCCAACTTCTATCAGCACCCCGAGCGTACGCTCAAACTCACCGGCATCACGGGAACCAACGGCAAGACAACCACTGCATTTCTGGTCGAAGGGCTGCTGCGCAGCGCTGGAAGAAACTCCGCATTGCTTGGCACCATCGAAACGCATGTTGTCGATGAAGTCCGTCCCAGCCCCCACACCACACCCGAGAGTCGCGACGTGCTCGCCATCTTTGCAGACGCCGTAACTGCAGGCGCAACAGAAGCCGTAATGGAGATGAGTTCCCACGCACTCGCGCAGGAACGAGTCTTTGGCATTCCCGTTGACGTGGCCATCTTCACGAACCTCACACAGGATCACCTCGACTTCCACGGCACCATGGACGCCTATGCGCAAGCGAAGGCTCGGCTATTTCAGGGAGTCGGCGCACCCGCACCACGCATTGCTGTCGTCAACGCCGACGATTCTTACGCCGCTACGATGCAGCAAGCCGCGTCAAAGAGCGAAACTGTATGGACGTACGGTATCGATGCAGCGGCAGATTTTCAGGCAACAGGTGTAGTGCTTCGCGCAGGTGAAACCAGCTTCGCGCTTTCCACACCTTTCGGTAGTGCAGAAGTCGTTTCGCAACTCACCGGTCGCGTCAATGTCTACAACCTCCTTGCCGCCATAGCCGCAGCCGTAGGACGAGGCGTCAAACTCGAAGATGCGATTGAATTCGCTGCCACGTTGAAACCCGTTCCCGGCCGCTTTGAAACAGTAGCCAACACACTCGGCTTCAGCGTCGTCGTCGATTACGCACACACTGACGATGCGTTACGCAACCTCATCACGCTGGCGCGTGAACTCGCAGGCAACGCGCGCGTGATTACTCTCTTCGGATGCGGTGGTGATCGAGATAGAACCAAGCGTCCAAAGATGGGCCGTGCGGCAGGTGAGGGAAGCGATGTCGTCATCATCACCAGCGACAATCCACGCAGCGAAGATCCGGCCGTCATAGCGCACGAAGCTCTCGCGGGAGTCGAAGCAAGCGGTAACAAAAATGTCCGTATAGTACTCGACCGCGCAGAAGCCATCACACTAGCAGTTAACGAAGCGCAGCCGGGCGACATCGTACTGATCGCAGGCAAAGGCCACGAAAAAACGCAGACCGCAAAGGGAGTGTCACTGCCCTTTGATGATGTTGCCGTGGCCGCCGCCGCACTGCGCAAAAGGGAAGCACAAGCATGA
- a CDS encoding sulfite exporter TauE/SafE family protein encodes MSTAHWSLIVLGGAGMGILVGTLGTSGAITIPVLVYLFGLTQVRAQGTSLFIAALPIWIAPLLPYARAGNVDWRFGLLIAAGIGIGGYFGGQIAQTMSTFALRRCFAVALAAVAIRMFFQR; translated from the coding sequence ATGAGTACAGCGCACTGGTCGCTCATCGTTCTCGGTGGAGCAGGCATGGGCATTCTCGTTGGCACGCTGGGCACCAGTGGCGCCATCACCATTCCAGTGCTCGTCTATCTCTTCGGACTGACACAGGTCCGCGCACAAGGAACATCGCTGTTCATTGCAGCATTGCCCATCTGGATTGCTCCGCTGCTGCCCTATGCTCGCGCGGGAAATGTGGATTGGCGATTCGGTTTACTCATCGCTGCCGGTATTGGCATCGGCGGATACTTCGGCGGCCAGATCGCACAGACTATGTCCACGTTTGCACTGCGCCGTTGCTTTGCGGTCGCACTCGCCGCGGTCGCCATCCGCATGTTCTTTCAGCGGTAA
- a CDS encoding penicillin-binding transpeptidase domain-containing protein: MNSSSRQPLTAPIRRIRFVWMAIFFMAWTGVIGLRLVWLQVIRHHDWTERAAKQQQRTFEVAPRRGVLYDRNLRELAVTVLAQSVYAVPSELGDNRANVAELVSGIVHVDPTDTFTSRPAILARLNASRNFAWIARKLSPEQEQRIRELNLKGVYFQKEFKRFYPNTDLAAQTLGYVGIDDIGLGGMEREFEDDLHGTPGHVLTAVDAKRHALTSDEREPLPGQNLVLSIDTNIQYIAERALDAQMEKMKAAHGTVVVQDPHTGQILALAISPRYNPNDLKHQDPAILKNLAVSDVYEPGSTFKLVTYAAALDGAGVQPTDIVDCQGGAMTMFGRTLHDDKSDHFGRVTVQFALEHSSDVGAAKMALKLGNQKFYDYIRGFGFGDRSGVELPSETRGLLRAPRKWEATSILSIAIGHEVAVTPIQLVTMVSSIANGGTYLPPHILLNETEHAKGDGQLQPAAYHPSSAIPEKMPDGAHRVVTELTAAKMRMMMHGTITEGTGSEAALNGYSAGGKTGTAQKIDPVTHTYSHSRTVASFAGFAPVNNPAISVAVVIDDPQVGTRYGGTTSAPVFAEVAQQVLEYLGVPHDQPLKPAKKDASAPKMELASTETPNEDPGDLNALYEELNTLPADDPLKQKNDAAVATATAKAAPMQASTSEKKGVFAALPDKIMKAFREHGGSSLMTDEADNKPLPKAAPQPQSASRPDGAVVVDASAKVAVPVLDGGLRTVIQKASAAGLRVQPVGSGLAREQVPAAGTMVPIGTEVVVRFTR, encoded by the coding sequence ATGAATTCCTCCTCACGCCAGCCATTGACCGCTCCCATCCGTCGCATCCGGTTCGTCTGGATGGCGATTTTTTTCATGGCTTGGACAGGTGTAATCGGATTACGTCTGGTGTGGTTGCAGGTCATCCGTCATCACGACTGGACAGAGCGTGCCGCCAAACAACAGCAGCGCACCTTTGAAGTAGCTCCGCGCCGTGGCGTTCTTTACGACCGTAATCTCCGCGAACTTGCTGTGACTGTTCTCGCACAGTCGGTATATGCGGTGCCGAGCGAACTCGGTGATAATCGTGCGAACGTCGCGGAACTGGTCTCCGGAATCGTTCATGTCGATCCGACGGATACGTTTACATCGCGGCCTGCGATCCTCGCGCGGCTCAATGCCTCACGTAACTTTGCGTGGATAGCGCGTAAGCTCTCGCCGGAGCAGGAGCAGCGCATTCGCGAACTCAACCTGAAGGGCGTCTATTTCCAGAAGGAATTCAAGCGCTTCTATCCCAACACCGATCTAGCCGCGCAGACATTGGGTTACGTAGGCATTGACGACATCGGTCTCGGCGGCATGGAGCGTGAGTTCGAGGATGATCTGCACGGCACACCCGGCCACGTACTCACCGCGGTCGACGCGAAGCGCCACGCACTGACCAGCGACGAGCGTGAGCCTCTGCCCGGTCAGAACCTTGTGCTCTCCATCGACACCAACATCCAGTACATCGCCGAACGCGCGCTGGATGCGCAGATGGAAAAGATGAAGGCCGCCCACGGCACCGTCGTGGTGCAGGATCCACACACCGGCCAGATTCTAGCACTTGCTATCTCGCCGCGTTACAACCCGAACGATCTGAAGCACCAGGATCCAGCGATCCTCAAGAACCTCGCTGTAAGCGACGTCTACGAACCGGGCTCCACCTTCAAGCTCGTAACCTATGCCGCTGCATTGGACGGAGCAGGTGTACAGCCCACAGATATCGTCGATTGCCAAGGCGGCGCGATGACCATGTTCGGACGTACGCTGCACGATGATAAGTCAGACCACTTCGGCCGCGTCACGGTCCAGTTTGCGCTAGAGCATTCAAGCGACGTAGGTGCCGCAAAGATGGCGCTGAAGCTCGGCAATCAAAAGTTCTATGACTATATTCGCGGCTTCGGCTTCGGTGATCGTAGCGGTGTAGAACTACCGAGCGAAACGCGTGGACTTCTCCGCGCTCCTCGTAAGTGGGAAGCCACCAGCATCCTCTCCATCGCCATCGGCCATGAAGTCGCTGTGACCCCCATTCAGCTTGTGACGATGGTCTCGTCCATCGCCAATGGTGGAACCTACCTTCCGCCGCACATCCTGCTGAATGAAACAGAACACGCCAAAGGCGACGGCCAGCTTCAACCCGCCGCATATCATCCTTCCAGCGCTATTCCAGAGAAGATGCCGGATGGTGCACACCGTGTCGTGACGGAGCTCACTGCGGCAAAGATGCGGATGATGATGCACGGCACCATCACGGAAGGCACCGGCTCAGAAGCTGCTCTGAACGGATACAGCGCCGGCGGCAAGACCGGTACCGCACAGAAGATTGATCCAGTTACACACACCTATTCGCATTCCAGAACCGTCGCTAGCTTTGCTGGTTTTGCGCCTGTAAACAACCCTGCCATCTCAGTCGCGGTAGTCATTGACGACCCACAGGTAGGCACGCGTTACGGTGGTACCACCAGCGCTCCTGTGTTCGCAGAAGTAGCGCAGCAGGTGCTGGAATACCTCGGTGTTCCGCACGATCAGCCGCTGAAGCCCGCGAAGAAAGACGCATCTGCACCGAAGATGGAACTCGCGTCGACGGAAACCCCGAACGAAGATCCTGGCGATCTGAATGCGCTGTACGAAGAGCTGAATACTCTGCCCGCCGATGATCCGCTAAAGCAGAAGAATGATGCAGCAGTTGCGACGGCGACGGCGAAAGCAGCACCGATGCAAGCCTCCACGTCAGAGAAGAAAGGCGTCTTCGCTGCACTGCCTGACAAGATCATGAAGGCCTTCCGCGAACACGGCGGCTCGTCTCTCATGACTGACGAAGCGGACAACAAGCCTTTGCCAAAGGCCGCCCCGCAACCGCAAAGCGCCTCGCGCCCAGATGGCGCAGTCGTAGTGGATGCCAGTGCAAAGGTTGCAGTGCCTGTGCTGGATGGCGGCCTCCGCACTGTGATTCAGAAGGCATCTGCTGCAGGCTTGCGTGTGCAACCTGTCGGCAGCGGCCTCGCGCGTGAACAGGTTCCCGCCGCAGGCACCATGGTGCCCATCGGCACAGAAGTTGTGGTGCGGTTCACTCGATGA
- a CDS encoding septum formation initiator family protein encodes MEGTMTAPGMVAGRAQRERAESFRDHNRSVFEQQRRARRGPTPEIFFTKHLDNSRIVKADDPERRKEMRSFTVAMSVLFLLVMTYVWQHFSSIEVGYNIEAKKVQVEKLREENRQLHLTEAQLSDPDRIDRIARQLGLDTPQPGQVIRPDGSFSNNAPVLAEAQVSPAILQ; translated from the coding sequence ATGGAAGGAACGATGACAGCACCGGGAATGGTTGCAGGCCGCGCACAGCGCGAACGCGCCGAGTCGTTTCGCGACCACAATCGCTCGGTCTTCGAACAGCAGCGCCGCGCGCGTCGCGGTCCCACGCCTGAAATCTTCTTCACCAAGCATCTGGATAACAGCCGCATTGTGAAGGCGGATGACCCAGAGCGTCGTAAGGAAATGCGCTCGTTCACCGTCGCCATGAGCGTATTGTTTCTGCTGGTCATGACGTATGTGTGGCAGCACTTCTCGTCCATTGAAGTGGGTTACAACATCGAAGCGAAGAAGGTCCAGGTAGAAAAGCTCCGCGAAGAGAACCGCCAGCTTCACCTCACCGAAGCACAGCTTTCGGATCCGGATCGCATTGACCGCATCGCGCGTCAACTTGGTCTGGATACTCCGCAGCCAGGTCAGGTCATTCGTCCGGATGGTTCGTTCTCAAACAACGCGCCGGTACTTGCAGAAGCGCAGGTATCTCCCGCGATTCTCCAGTAA
- the rsmH gene encoding 16S rRNA (cytosine(1402)-N(4))-methyltransferase RsmH codes for MSDPQHVPVLFEEVLDLLNVRRGGTYADATLGLAGHSSAIARRLGPQGTLIAFDRDPQAMEIAKANLEALREELGPEMPQLRLIPRAFSSAAEEIERASLDGLLADFGVSSLQLDQAHRGFSFRQDAPLDMRMDTRSGETAGQVVNQADEEELANLIYEFGEERRSRRIARAIVRARPILTTAELAKVISAAAPAMKSDKIHPATRTFQAIRIRVNDELGEIRSLLESAPSLLKFGGRLAVISFHSLEDRIAKDALREGAQQGIWNVITRKPVVASEEEERRNPRSRSAKLRVAERVKPERSEVTRKIPPQGGSSRGYRPSR; via the coding sequence ATGAGCGATCCGCAACATGTGCCGGTTCTTTTCGAAGAAGTTTTAGACCTTCTCAATGTGCGCCGCGGTGGAACGTATGCGGATGCCACGCTGGGCCTGGCGGGCCACTCCAGCGCGATTGCGCGCAGGCTGGGGCCGCAGGGAACGCTGATCGCATTCGATCGCGACCCGCAGGCCATGGAGATTGCGAAAGCCAATCTTGAAGCGTTGCGTGAGGAGCTTGGACCGGAGATGCCGCAGCTGCGGTTGATCCCGCGGGCATTCTCATCGGCAGCGGAAGAGATTGAGCGTGCATCGCTCGATGGTTTGCTTGCAGACTTCGGCGTAAGCAGCCTTCAGCTTGATCAGGCGCACAGAGGATTCAGTTTTCGGCAGGACGCACCGCTGGATATGCGTATGGATACGCGCAGCGGTGAAACTGCCGGGCAAGTGGTAAATCAGGCGGACGAAGAAGAACTCGCCAATCTGATTTACGAATTCGGAGAGGAAAGGAGGTCGCGGAGAATCGCCAGAGCCATTGTGAGGGCGCGGCCGATACTTACTACGGCGGAATTAGCCAAAGTAATATCTGCCGCTGCCCCAGCAATGAAATCCGACAAGATTCATCCTGCGACAAGAACCTTTCAAGCTATCCGGATTCGCGTGAATGACGAACTCGGAGAGATCCGGTCGCTGCTCGAAAGCGCGCCATCTCTTCTTAAGTTCGGTGGAAGACTCGCGGTCATCAGCTTTCATTCGCTGGAAGATCGCATTGCAAAAGATGCGCTGCGTGAAGGTGCGCAGCAGGGTATTTGGAACGTAATCACTCGTAAGCCTGTGGTTGCGAGTGAAGAAGAAGAGCGACGCAATCCAAGGTCGCGCAGTGCGAAGTTACGAGTTGCTGAACGAGTCAAGCCTGAGCGTTCAGAAGTTACAAGGAAGATACCTCCGCAAGGTGGAAGTAGTCGGGGATATCGTCCTAGCAGATAA
- a CDS encoding division/cell wall cluster transcriptional repressor MraZ, with translation MFRGNHTARVDEKGRLKLPAEFKRRVDETYGPQFYITSKDGKRAEIYPIREWEKVEEKLAAIPSMNPARKKFLDVTNYYGQMAELDAAGRLLLPQILRESAKVTAEVVVLGAQTYLEVVNHEDFKEKLDAEPLNEDDLTVLAGLGL, from the coding sequence ATGTTCCGGGGAAATCACACAGCACGCGTGGACGAGAAGGGGCGGCTCAAGCTGCCCGCCGAGTTCAAGCGTCGTGTGGATGAGACCTACGGACCGCAGTTCTACATCACCAGCAAAGATGGCAAGCGCGCGGAAATCTACCCCATCCGCGAGTGGGAAAAGGTCGAGGAAAAGCTGGCGGCTATCCCCAGCATGAACCCGGCCCGCAAGAAATTTCTGGACGTAACGAACTATTACGGCCAGATGGCAGAGCTCGACGCCGCAGGGCGCCTTCTCCTGCCGCAGATTTTGCGTGAAAGCGCAAAAGTGACTGCGGAAGTGGTGGTCCTCGGAGCGCAGACGTACCTCGAAGTCGTGAACCACGAAGACTTCAAGGAAAAGCTGGATGCCGAGCCATTGAACGAGGACGATTTGACGGTCCTGGCAGGCTTGGGCCTGTAG
- a CDS encoding DUF2127 domain-containing protein, with protein MNLQRTTVQQETQKAPHPSHHLEARDSGLYLIGLFKLAKAIFFLGVSLGALHFIHHDLTDTVDRVFRELHFDPESRVVDFITDKVALVTHHKLRLISLGSVLYAGLCCTEAYGLLRRRVWAEFVTLWLSVSFLPWESFEIYRAPSLWHFSILLVNLAVVAYLVWMLQRKKRRKGTA; from the coding sequence GTGAATTTACAGCGGACGACGGTGCAGCAGGAGACCCAAAAAGCACCGCATCCCTCCCATCATTTGGAGGCGCGCGACTCTGGCCTGTACCTCATTGGCCTGTTCAAGCTGGCCAAGGCCATCTTCTTTCTCGGCGTCAGCCTCGGTGCGCTGCACTTCATCCATCACGATCTGACTGACACCGTGGATCGGGTCTTCCGCGAACTGCATTTCGATCCGGAAAGCCGCGTTGTCGATTTCATCACAGACAAGGTGGCGCTCGTCACGCATCACAAGCTACGTCTCATCAGCCTGGGCAGCGTTCTTTATGCTGGGTTGTGCTGCACGGAAGCCTACGGCCTTCTGCGCCGCCGCGTCTGGGCAGAGTTCGTCACGCTATGGCTGTCGGTCTCATTCCTGCCTTGGGAGAGCTTCGAGATCTATCGCGCGCCCAGCCTCTGGCACTTCTCCATCCTGCTGGTAAACCTCGCCGTCGTGGCGTACCTGGTCTGGATGCTGCAGCGCAAGAAGCGCCGCAAGGGAACTGCTTAA
- a CDS encoding fasciclin domain-containing protein — translation MKTFKGVAVVLVCMSCSVYAARQKSTEVGGVQMPAKNSIAENSAASPVLTTFATDMKSTGLEEKLNDKGPYTVFAPTDDAFKKLPAGTADGLRKPENSADLTKVLSYLVVPGKITSAKLKKMVKKGHGTATLTSIEGETITVKNADDVITLTDDKGNSAVILTADVPQKNGLIHIVDGVLLPN, via the coding sequence ATGAAGACATTCAAAGGCGTGGCCGTGGTGCTGGTCTGCATGAGTTGCAGTGTGTACGCAGCCAGACAAAAGAGTACGGAGGTGGGTGGTGTTCAGATGCCGGCGAAGAATTCGATTGCGGAGAACTCTGCAGCGTCGCCGGTTCTGACGACCTTCGCTACGGATATGAAAAGCACCGGGCTGGAAGAGAAGCTGAACGACAAAGGTCCCTACACAGTATTCGCGCCGACCGACGATGCGTTTAAGAAGCTGCCTGCAGGGACCGCGGATGGTCTGCGGAAGCCGGAGAACAGCGCGGACCTGACAAAGGTGCTGAGCTATCTTGTGGTGCCCGGAAAGATCACTTCCGCGAAGCTGAAGAAGATGGTGAAGAAAGGACATGGCACAGCGACACTGACGAGCATTGAAGGTGAAACCATCACCGTAAAGAATGCCGACGACGTGATCACGCTGACCGACGACAAAGGAAACTCTGCCGTGATTCTGACTGCGGATGTACCGCAGAAGAATGGCCTGATTCACATTGTGGACGGAGTATTGCTACCGAACTAG
- a CDS encoding Fe2+-dependent dioxygenase, whose amino-acid sequence MLIQVPEVLTAEQVKRFRAMLDSTDWVDGKVTAGYQSAQVKDNMQLSETNPVAIEIGKEILTALNRNPVFVSAALPKKIFPPLFNRYTGGQSFGNHVDNSVRRINSTGEYVRTDLSMTLFFSEPDEYDGGELVIEDTYGSKSVKLPAGDAILYPSTSLHHVRPVTRGARVCSFFWMQSMVRSDDQRSLLLSLDVAIQKLNRDGPDHESVVELTGVYHNLLRQWVEL is encoded by the coding sequence GTGCTGATACAGGTTCCTGAAGTTCTCACCGCAGAACAGGTCAAGCGTTTCCGCGCCATGCTCGACTCCACCGATTGGGTCGATGGCAAAGTCACCGCCGGATATCAATCCGCGCAGGTGAAAGACAACATGCAGTTGTCCGAGACGAATCCTGTTGCGATTGAGATCGGCAAGGAGATCCTTACAGCGCTCAATCGGAATCCTGTTTTTGTATCGGCAGCATTACCGAAGAAGATCTTCCCGCCACTCTTCAATCGCTATACAGGTGGCCAGTCCTTTGGCAATCACGTAGACAACTCCGTGCGCCGCATTAACAGCACTGGCGAATACGTTCGTACCGATCTCTCCATGACGCTTTTCTTTAGCGAGCCCGATGAGTACGACGGTGGCGAGCTGGTCATTGAAGACACATACGGTAGCAAGAGCGTGAAGCTACCTGCGGGTGATGCGATCCTCTATCCCTCCACCAGCCTGCATCATGTACGTCCTGTCACGCGTGGCGCGCGCGTCTGTTCGTTCTTCTGGATGCAGAGCATGGTGCGCAGCGACGATCAGCGTTCGCTCTTGCTGAGCCTTGATGTGGCCATTCAAAAGCTCAACCGCGACGGGCCCGATCACGAGTCTGTAGTGGAACTGACAGGGGTGTATCACAACCTGCTGCGCCAGTGGGTTGAGCTGTAG
- a CDS encoding tetratricopeptide repeat protein: protein MQKQATQDDLNLVRAAAERGVCEAQLIYGQMLLDGKLVPHNATAALHWFERAARGGDVMAMNMVGRCLDQGWGIAPSATLAAPWFRKAAEKGLDWGMYNLATLLTLGSGVPEDKVEAIHWFRKAAALNHVKSINILGGFYEDGWVVKKDMAIAREHYLRAAEGGDFRGQFNHARMLITDGDIAGAIQWLRKVPETATPAFIAKMKHFLLQWPVPALHAFASTLPEPQNA from the coding sequence GTGCAGAAACAGGCAACACAAGACGATCTGAACCTCGTACGCGCCGCAGCAGAACGCGGTGTGTGCGAGGCCCAGCTTATCTATGGCCAGATGCTGCTGGACGGCAAGCTCGTCCCGCATAACGCCACGGCAGCACTTCATTGGTTTGAACGTGCAGCCCGTGGTGGCGATGTAATGGCCATGAACATGGTCGGTCGTTGCCTTGATCAAGGATGGGGCATCGCTCCCAGTGCCACTCTCGCTGCTCCATGGTTTCGCAAAGCAGCGGAGAAGGGCCTCGACTGGGGCATGTACAACCTGGCTACGTTGCTCACGCTTGGCAGTGGAGTGCCGGAAGACAAGGTGGAAGCGATCCACTGGTTCCGCAAAGCTGCTGCGTTAAATCACGTGAAGTCCATCAACATCCTTGGTGGCTTTTATGAAGACGGCTGGGTGGTCAAGAAAGATATGGCCATTGCTCGCGAGCACTATCTGCGTGCTGCTGAAGGTGGCGATTTCCGCGGTCAGTTCAACCACGCGCGCATGCTCATCACCGATGGCGATATCGCCGGTGCCATTCAGTGGCTCCGCAAAGTTCCTGAAACCGCAACACCCGCTTTCATCGCAAAGATGAAGCACTTTCTTTTGCAATGGCCTGTGCCTGCTCTGCATGCATTCGCCAGTACACTCCCGGAGCCGCAAAACGCATAA